The DNA sequence AATAGAAATGTTACATACATAAATTCCAAATGCACGGCAATTCATTAGAAGCGGTAGGTTGAAAACTACATAATTTTTTGCTGAAGAGAGGAAAATGACAATAAGGACCACCTTGAAGCCAtttgctcaattctcatgccTTCAAGTTCACATAACTCCAACTCCAAGGTAGCCTATCTACTACTTGTATTAATCATTTGTATATTCTTTCATATCCCTATCTTATATATATTGGTTTCATCTAAAAAGTGTCATAATGTTTGACATTTTCATAGTTTAGTAACCATTTATTGTTTACATCGAAATCAACATGCAGACCATGTTAGATTTCTCAAGCTCTAATGTAATAATTATGTTTCAATGGAAAGAGTTCATGCTTTTATTCAATACCTTTATTCTTTTGTGTTCTCAAACTTATTCTGCCAGCAGCAATTGTGTCCTTAACATTCAATACTCTTCAACCTTGAGTAACTCAAACTGTGAACATCATAGTTGGGGAGGATTCATCAATACTTGTTGTCAACCACTTTTTGATGATTATCTATATGCCTTGGGGCTTCATGCCAACAAAACtggaaagatatttttgaacCCCTCAGAGCAAGAAAACTGCTTCGTGCCGGCGAAGAATTTTAACCTCTGCGGCGGGGTCAAGAAGTTGACAAGGGGAGCTGGCGGTTGCTCTGATTACACTGTTATGGATGTCACCAAGAAGCTTGGTGAAAATTTAAGGAGATTAGATGAAGATTGTATGAATGACAAGCCAAATGGAAACTGCAGTTCATGCTTGAAATCATGGGAGGATATAGTTGTAAGATCAGAGGATACAAAGGAATCAGAATCAGAGAGTTTCAGTGATGATGTTTGTAGGTTTGCTGTTCTTATCTCAATGACAAGCATCAAAGTTTATGATAGAGAATCCATTCAGAAAGTTTATAAATGTATAGGGGGGAACACCATTTCTGAAGGTGAGGTCTTAAACTATATGGAGATAAGATTTTAGTGTCTTTTAAGATTTTAgtatacatattaaaaattcattaaaattacaTAATAGTTATTATAAGTAAATTGTAAAAATAGTTATTACAAGTTAATGGAGATCATTATAGTAAGGCCTAAGGGTAACACTAGAAAGAACAAACTAATTCAATTATAAAACTCAAACAACAGATGTTTATAGACTTAATATGCATGTTGATGAACCTCTCACAGATAAGCAAGAAATTCAAGCAAAGGGGGGCAATGCTAAGCCAGGTATATAGTTTCAGCCTTATAACATGTGAGACATAAATTCTCTCAGATTCATAATAGATTATGTAAAAGAATATGATGACTACAGGTCTCAAGATTCTAGCCTTTGCTTTAACTGGAGTCACAGTAGTAGTACTTCTTGCAGCACTTGCATTTTTTGTCAGAAGAAAAAGAGGTGCTACAACTCCCACATTACTAGAAGGTACTCATGAAAAAAGAgccttttaaattttcttttatggTCCTGAAACATTTATTTCCTTATCTCTTATTTGACACCATGATATGATGTAATTCAGTTTATGAGGATTCAGCATCAGTTAAAATAACTTTGAAGGATGTTTATGTAGCAACTAACAATCTCAGCGCCGCGAATTTCATTGGCCAAGGTTCGGCAGGTAAGAATATGCCTTGAGATATATGGGATTTGATATCATCAGGTAAATAATATACAAGTTCAAGAGTTTGATTAACAATGTTGATGTTAGTTTTCTGTATTTACATTTATGATCAGATTAAGTTAGAAAAGAAAGCTGTCTTCATAGGAATTGTACCATAAACTACACAATGATGACAAGGAAAATGATAACAGTCATGTTCATATCAAGCtgagataataatattattcatGAATCATAAAACCTGTAACATGAAATAAAAAGATTCTCCATTTCTGATTTTTTGTTTCAATTCCAGGGAAAGTGTACAAAGGTATACTCTCCAATGGTCTACATGTTGCAGTGAAGCATATTACCAATGGAAGTTACATGGAAACATTTGTTAGAGAAGTGAAAAGCCTTTCCCATGTTAAACATCCGAACCTTGTTACGCTGCTCGGATACTGCGAAAACAATGAATCTGAATGCTTCCTAGTCTATGAACTGTGCTGCAATGGAAGCCTGTCACATTGGCTATTTGGTACTTACTTTTCCTTCTAAGCTTCCTCTGTCCATACAAGTTCTTGAACTGATTAGTTAACTGTGACAGACTATGATAAAGTTCTTTCATGGATTCAAAGACTAGAGATTGCTGTTGATAGTGCAAGAGGCCTCAAGTTTCTACAAAACTACCCAGGTGGCTGCATTGTTCACCGTGATATAAAGGTATACAATCTTATCTGGGATTTTAAGTCCATTGAATCTTAAGAAAGAAGCTAGTCAAATAGAAATCACATTTCTTTGTAATGTATGGTTTATGATCAGCCAGCAAACATTCTTCTTGATGCCAATTTTCAAGCAAAACTTTCAGACTTCGGGTTGTCCAAGGTTATGGATGTGGATCAATCCTATGTGAGCTCCGAAGTGAGAGGAACATTTGGCTATATAGATCCTGAGTATCGGACAAATCACCATGTGAATGCCTCTGGAGATGTTTACAGCTTTGGCATAGTGTTGTTGCAACTTCTATCAGGACAAAGGCTCCTTCACAGCAATTTTCACAGACCAATGTCACTAAGTAAAATGGTGAGAAATCATAATATCAGTAATTTAGTATAACAGTTGATTGATGATTTactaaccaaaaaataaaatggcCCACACAAAAATTTCAAGGACTAAAATTGTAAAGACTAAAATAGTGTACTTAGCAATTTTAACACTAAATTACCTTTGACATTTTTTATGATCCTAGGATGTGTATCCGACAAACTAGATCTATAAGTACCAAACTAACATTTACCCTAATTCATCCATGGATTTGCTTTTTCAGGCCAAAGATTCTGCTAGAGGCGGCGATATTTCAGAATTTGCAGACCCTAAACTCAATGGAGAGTATTCTGTAGAAGCATTTGGCATCATACTGAAGCTAGCTTTGTCTTGCATAGGGCTCAAGGAACAAAGGCCCTCTATAGCAAAAGTGTTGCATAGTCTAGAAAAGGCACTACATATCTCATCATCATAATAATCACACTCTATTACATTATCTAGAATATATGATCAAGGAAAGAAAAACATGTtcttaaaattgaaaataacatacaaacaaacaaaagcAGATCACATATTTTACTTGAAGAAGAACATAAATTGATTGTCAGACATAAACAAACAAAAGTAAATCCTCTCTCATTCTTCTTGAATTGTGAAAACTACTTGGTCTATAGGGCAGTTTCACTATTTATGTAGGcataaaaaaaatcctaaataggatctaaaatagttgatatttaattatattaaaacatatcttatcttatcgCAAATGATTTGTTCCTCAAGATTAAATCGCCTTAAAATAAATCCAAATATTAACAATAGCAATAATATCCAAATTAAATCAACCCACATATTTTGCAAATCATATCCATATCTCTAACTTGCATATCTGAAATCCAATTAAACCGAATCTATTTTAAATAACTACTTTACGTGTATACTAAATCAACTATctgtattaaatatattttgatgtataaaatatacattaaaaataaattaaacactgtatatatttattttacaattcaGATCACATATCATTTCCTAACTATTTATTCTTCGATTGATACAGTATGTATACAGTATCAATACTATCATAACAAGTGACGAAGGATATTAGTCCAAAGAAAGAAGGAAACAAAACAgtccaaaaatataaaatttaataataccTCATGCAAACCTAATTTATAGAGAAGTCTACATCATACTATCATAGTCCTGTATCGAACCAAAATGATAATTTCAACTGTCACATTTTATTGCGTAATGAAAAATTGACTAATACCTATGCCAAATTACCTATTTATAGACACACGGGAAATctatttttaaagatttaattaatATGTTAAAGCTATCAattgagaaaattaaaaaaaaaattaatttttaatatatttattaaaataataatattaaatttttttattaataataaatttagtttATGCTCTAAATAAACTCCTATTATTAATGTTTGATTTCATCTAAAAAATACTTGATATGatcttgaataaaaatttttagaaaaatattcaAGAGACTGTAATTTTATGTTATATTGATCaataattttaactaataattcaatatttttagtTCAGtagtttaatattatattttttttgtcaatacttttaaatattattaattaactacttgactaaaaataataaattctactCTCTTCTAACATTCTTCAAATCTTAAAATatcaatgataaaaaaaaaccaTGAAATTTTAGAATTGAGCTATAGCTCAAACATAGCTTTCAACATGGATAAAGATCAAGTTGAGACTGATCATAATAACACTAAACTCCAATGGGTGACACCAACATACAGGTGATGGAGACTTCAACCCTTCcccctttatatatatatatgcaagcTGGCCCAACTTGCACACTTTTTTGTCCATGCTATCAATAATATTGTGTGTGATGGGTTGTgacctttttatttttcttccaaTTATTCGCCGCCTTTAATTAGTTTAGGAATATTTCTCCATTCAGGCTAAAtatatatttgaaaataaaaaaaatcaaaattataatttttttagtaaatattttaattttccctagtaagattatttttttagaatatattATTGTGTTTCTCTCTTTAAAAACACATACATTATTTATATAGATGTGCTGTATACTTGTATGAGTCAAATAAAGAGTTAagattgtttttttttaatagaaaaaataaaataaaataaatataataataatagagtGCGCTTtacatttaataaaaataaataaattgtctaataataataattgaaaatGCGCCATCCTATTGGATTTCATCTCCATCTCCATCTTTAGCTTgtttttttctttggttttaGCTCTTTATGACCGAGTCAGCAATTGAGTGCAGGAGaggagagaagagaaaagaaaagtaaattgggcGTGCCATAAATCAGCATATAACACCATTACCACCGCCTTCAACTCACAATGTCCTTTTCCCTTAATGGGATGCATGCAACATTATTGCAACTTTGCAACCTCTtccattatttattattattttaaaaaattttcagtatataaaaaaagaatttagttaacatatattttaagaatacatgataaatttatcataaaaaaatttatattttgttatttaataaatataaaataaatatattaaaaatttaaatattttatatttttaataaaaactttttaaatttataattttaatctaTTTCTAGATAAatgtataaaataataattatttattaaaaatacaagtactaaaatattttttattttaaggatttatttaatttatatctaaaagatatatattaaatttttaaaataaaaaaataattaaaaacataaaaaaataaaattattaatatatttattaaataaaaatatttaaaattttttattaataataaatttattatatatttttagaacgtatgttaattaaatttttattttaataacaaGAAGTTACTAAAAGGATAATATTTTGcataaaatatatgtataattgtgtagtattttgttattttcagtatttttattttataaattaaaaattaatttagtataaatttaaattttatttaaaaatttatacataaattattatatatacaagacaaaatttaaatgtatGATATTTATTTAAGAGAACGAAGGAATTCATGGCTGAATCAATTCAAGCTTGTTAGACTGTTCAGTCTTTAAGTCGTATCAGATTCCTCTGCATGCCAGCTAAGTCACTCCTGTCAGATTTGGTCACTTTCAGACATAAAGATACTTTGACATTTTTTGTTCTCTCACTAACCATGCAATGCAAATCATTCCTCGTTACTTATTAGTCATTAGCACCATAtatcattaaattaattaatcaaagcTCATGGATCCCTCATTTGATTCTCTCGAG is a window from the Arachis stenosperma cultivar V10309 chromosome 3, arast.V10309.gnm1.PFL2, whole genome shotgun sequence genome containing:
- the LOC130970546 gene encoding probable serine/threonine-protein kinase PBL1 encodes the protein MTIRTTLKPFAQFSCLQVHITPTPSNCVLNIQYSSTLSNSNCEHHSWGGFINTCCQPLFDDYLYALGLHANKTGKIFLNPSEQENCFVPAKNFNLCGGVKKLTRGAGGCSDYTVMDVTKKLGENLRRLDEDCMNDKPNGNCSSCLKSWEDIVVRSEDTKESESESFSDDVCRFAVLISMTSIKVYDRESIQKVYKCIGGNTISEDKQEIQAKGGNAKPGLKILAFALTGVTVVVLLAALAFFVRRKRGATTPTLLEVYEDSASVKITLKDVYVATNNLSAANFIGQGSAGKVYKGILSNGLHVAVKHITNGSYMETFVREVKSLSHVKHPNLVTLLGYCENNESECFLVYELCCNGSLSHWLFDYDKVLSWIQRLEIAVDSARGLKFLQNYPGGCIVHRDIKPANILLDANFQAKLSDFGLSKVMDVDQSYVSSEVRGTFGYIDPEYRTNHHVNASGDVYSFGIVLLQLLSGQRLLHSNFHRPMSLSKMAKDSARGGDISEFADPKLNGEYSVEAFGIILKLALSCIGLKEQRPSIAKVLHSLEKALHISSS